The DNA window TTTACTGATAATGTGGTTCCTTTAAAAAAGGAATTTATAAAATTTACTACATTGCCAGACAACTTTCAAAGTCTATTCGGGGAAATTTAAACGGCAAATCTTCATTCACCGGTGCTTGGTAATGAAAAAGAAAATTTTGTATGTAGACTTAGATGGTGTCCTTGCGGATTATGAATCTGCAAAAGCAATCACAACAGAAAAAGAGAGAAAGCAAAAAGGTTTTTTTGAAAACCTCCCACCCATTGAAGGCGCAATTGAAGCTTTCAAAAAATTATCAAAGAAATACGAAACCTATTTTTTATCCACAGCTCCTTGGACAAATATTCATGCACCTTCTGAAAAAAGAATCTGGGTTGAAAAGCATCTAGGAAGATATGCATTTAAAAAATTAATTCTAACGCATAACAAGGGTTTGCTTAAGGGCGATTTTTTAATTGACGATCGAACCAGGAATGGAGTCAAAGAGTTTGAAGGTGAGCATATTCACTTTGGATCAGAAAAATTTAAAACTTGGAATGATGTCCTGGATTACTTATTGTGATTGAAAAACTAATCGAATTCTCGATAAAAAAAAAGTATATAGTTATTGCCTTAACACTCATTGTCTCCTTAATCGGACTTTTCAGTGCATCTAAACTCTCCGTCGATGCTGTGCCCGATGTGACTAATGTGCAAGTATCCGCTGTGACTACTTCACCCGGACTTTCTCCAATGGAAGTAGAGCAGTTTATTACAAACCCTATCGAGTTACAGTTAATGGGAATTCCGGGAGCAACGGAGATAAGATCAATTTCGCGCACTGGCATTAGCAGTGTAACAGTGATCTTTGATGACAATGTAAATATTTGGTTTGCTAGGCAATTAGTAACTGAGAGACTCAAAGTAGCTGACAAAGAAATTCCACCCGAATACGGACAACCGGAATTATCCCCTGTCGCTACTGCATTAGGGGATATCTATGAGTTTGTGCTAACGTCGGATAGACATAGCCCAATGGAGCTTAGAACTTATATTGATTGGGAGTTATCAAAAAAACTTAAATCTACACCGGGAGTAATAGAAGTAAATTCTATCGGTGGGGAAGCAAAAGAATACCAAGTAATCATTGATCCAAGAAACCTTGTAACGCATAATCTTACATTGTCGGAAATTTACGAAGATATAAAATCAGCCAATACAAATACAGGTGGCGGTTATATCATAAAAGGAAAAGAGCAGGTTGTAATACGAGGCGAGGGACAGTTTGAAGGAATAGATGAAATCACTCGAGTAGCTGTTAGAACAGCAGCCGACGGAACACCTTTGTTACTCGGTCAAATTGCTGAAGTGAAAATTGGACCGGCTTTGCGATTCGGAATAGCCAGTAAGAATCAAAAAGAAGTAGTCGGGGCTACTGTCATTATGCTACTAGGACAAAATTCTAGAAATGTAGTAAGTGATGTAAAACTTAAGATTAAAGAAATCGAAGCAAATCTTCCAGAGGGAATGAAGATTGAGCCTTTCTATGATAGATCAGAATTTATCAACCGTGCTTTATCAACCATATTTATTAATCTAACAGAAGGCGCACTGCTTGTATTAGTCACACTTATTGTAACTCTAGGAACAGTAAAGGGTGGAGCGTTAGTTGCAATGGCAATTCCTATTTCTATGCTTTGTGCGGTTATATTTATGAAGCAATTAGATGTTGTTGGAAATCTAATGAGCTTAGGAGCGCTCGATTTTGGATTGTTAGTAGATGGCTCTATCGTCATGCTTGAATCCGTAATGGCAGGCTTTGTTGCAAAGAAATACTTATTCCAAAAACCAATGAACAAATTCGAAATAGCAAAGATCACAGAAAGCATTATCCTCGAAAATTGCAATCGTGTTGGACGGGCGGCGGCGTTTTCAGTAGCGATTATCATGCTTGTCTATTTGCCTCTTATGGTTTTGGAAGGAGTCGAAGGAAGGATGTTTCGACCGATGGCGATTACTGTTGCTTTGGCGCTAGGAGCGGCACTTTTATTTTCTTTGACTGTATTTCCTGCAAGCTTAGCGATTGCATTTCAGAAACCTATTTTTCATAAGAGTCACTATTGGGATTGGTTGGAAGAAAAATATCGTATCTTATTGATTTGGGGCTTTCATCATAAAAAAAGAATTTCTTCTACTGCAATCGTGCTGGTAGGCTTATCGCTATTACTCGCAACTACTCTTGGTTCTGAATTTATTCCCCGAATAGATGAAGGGGAATTAGAAATGGACGTTAAGCGCCTTCCCTCTACATCGATTGACTATTCGAGAGACTTGAATATGGAAATAGAAAAAATTCTTACAGAATTTCCAGAAATTAAATCTGTTGTATCTAGAGTTGGTAGGGGAGAGTCAGCAGCAGAGCCAGCCGGAACAGATGAAACTAGTATTATGATAAAACTAAAAGACAGAAGCGAGTGGAAGACTGCTAAGACAAGAGAAGACTTAATGACTGCAATTAAAGAAAAAGTCTTACAGAATATTCCTTCTAGTTATATCAGTATGTCACAGCCCATAGAGAATAGGATTAACTCCCTATTAGCCGGTTCAAAGGCAGATATTGTCGTTAAAATTTATGGAGATGATTTAGACACATTGAAGCGGTTAGGGGAAGAAGTGGCTTCTATCATGAAGGAAATTCCAGGGACAGGAGACATTCGTGTGCAAAGAGTTCTCGGCCTTCCCGTGCTTCGAGTCAATGCAAACTATGACTTAATGGCTCGCTATGGTGTGTCTGCTTCAGAAATTTTACGAACAGTAGAAATGCTACGTGTGGGAACTAACGCAGGAAAAATATTTGAAGGACTCAAACGCTTTGATTTGGTTCTTAGGCTTAATTTAGATATTATAAAAGATGTGAAGCAAATAGACAATATCCCCGTGATGACGGCTACAGGTAAAACAATTCCACTCGGTCAAGTCGCAGACATCGAATTGATTGAATCAGCTGCCTCTATCCAAAGGGAAGGCTTAAAGCGTCGGCTATTTGTAGAAGTAAATATACGAGGACGCGATCTTGTAGGATATATAGAAGAAGCACAAGAAAAAACAAAGGTGGTTACTGGTAATATGCCGCTTGGTTATGAACTAAAATGGGGCGGGCAGTTTGAAAATTTCACAAGAGCGAAGAATAGGCTAATGCTCGTTGTTCCCATAGCACTTGCAATTATCTTTGGAATGCTGATTCTCGCTTTCGGAAATGTATACTATGCAATTGGTGTTTTTATGGTTGTGCCATTAGCCGCATCGGGTGGAATTATTAGTTTAGTGCTTAGAGGTCTTCCTTTTAGCATACCTGCCGGAGTTGGGTTTATCGCTGTGAGCGGTATAGCAGTATTAAACGGTGTTGTATACGCATCCACACTCAAAGACAAATTAAAAGAAGGAATAGAATTATCTCATGCAGTTCGTGTTGCTGCTATTGAGTCACTTCGTCCTGTTATGACGACAGAGTTAATTGCGGCTATTGGTTTTATACCGATGGCAATTTCGAATATGGCAGGTGCAGAAGTCCAACGCCCATTAGCCACAGTAGTAATCGGTGGAGTCATCATCGCTACCATTCTTTCCCGTCTACTTCTACCAATTACTATGGAGTATCTACTTACAAAAGCAGAATACATGGAAGAAAAAAAACAGGCAGAGATTGAAGTAACAAAAACAAATCTCATTGCTCTTTTAGACCAAGGAGAAAGTGAGTAATGTGTCTTTCTCGCAATAAGTAAGAGTCCGTTAGCCGATCCATCCTATCAATTAAAGTTTGTAGCCTAGTTCGGGAGTCAGTTTAATTTTACTTCTCACAAATTTTCCAGATCCTTTGCCGGCTACTTCATTTTTCATCGTTTTTAAATATCATTCAATCTTATTGGATTTACGAAATAGCAAATATAACAGTGGACCAAATGAACCTGCTGCCAATGTAATGATGATCCATGGCCACGGGTTGCGATTCGTTGCCTTTGCATCACGCCACATCCATACCATGAAAATAGTAAGTGCTATGACTAAATCTACCCATACTTGTATTCCTCCAAAGTTTTTGAATTGATGCTCGAAAATTCCTCGAACACCATTTTGCCAAACAGCCAATGCTGTTAGAATAGAGAACAAAAGCGTTACTACAAGTAAGACTATTTTGATCAGTCCATTCCTATTTGTTTCGATGTTCATTCTATTATTCTCAGTTGATTTAGTTTCCATTGTTTTTCTCCTTTTTGATTGTTTTTATTTTAAGTGTTGGTTGCTCTTTCATGAAGCCATTAATAAGTTCTGTGAATGCTTTATTCGTTTCATAAATTCTGTCAGTGTCTTTTGTTGCGAGCCAATCGAGCATTAGCCCCCGATAGAAAGAAAGTATCATCGTTGCATAAATTTTGGATTTCTTTCCATACTTTAGAGAAATCATGCTTTCGATTTCTATAATCCAATTGTGAAGAACTTCATTGAAAAATAATTTATATTTTTCCGTATCTCTTAATGCTCTAACGTATAACTCAAGAAATAATAGCAATGGCTTTTTGTTCTTATCGAAATATATCGATTCAATGAAAATCTCGGAAACTTCTACGAAGGTTTTATTCGGGTTCTCATGGAAGATTTTTTTTAAAGTGCTTTTATGCTTTGTGCTTAAATGAATGAAGACTGAATGTATTAGATTATCAAACGATTCGAAGTAATAGATAAGCATCCGCGCGCTAGTTTTTATTTCTTTTGCGATGTCTCTCAGGCTAAGATTGTTTAACCCCTTTTTGGACAGGACTGAAATGATTTCTTCTAAAATTTCTTCACTAGCTTGGTTTTCAGGTTTCCTACTCATATAATAAATGTAACAAGTGTTACATTTATTGTCAATAGATTTAAAAAAAAATCTTTACTTTTGCCTTTAGGTTCATAGGCTTGGATTGCCAATCCAGAGAGTGAAGTTCGGGTGTTGCGCACTATCTCTATTGATTAAGTGCTTGCGCATACTATTTATTAAACGCTAGTGCGCCGGGCTCTCAACTATTGTCAATTTTTTGAAGAGACAAAAAATTGACACCGTTTCGATCCCTAACACTTAGTGATTTGAAAAACAAGTTTGTATAACTTGGACAGGCTTTTTAGTTTTTTTCTTGATTGTTTCTTAGTTGTAAGGAATTTTTAGTTGAATTGCTATACTTTTACATGGTAGCCTCGTGCAAAGTTCTGTCTAAAACGCTGCAAAGTCCAAAAACTCGTTAGTTCTAAGCTAGGTAGTGTAGGAACTATTTTTTCCAATGTTGCTTTAACTAATAAGCGCCACATACCCAGTAGGTCAAGTTTCAGTAGATAGACAAAAATCCAACAGCGAGATTTTCCAAAAGCTAAAGCAAGTTCTCCAAGTTCAATCCAGTCTGTGTTTCTTGGACGAAAGTTTACTCTTTCTAAATTTTGCCCTTCTTCCTGGTATTCTGTTTTTACTTTTTTGGGTTTTGGTAACAAACCTGTATGAGTCACAGTTCGATAACGACGCAGTAGTTTTCGAAGGTAAACGGTAAAATGTTCTTTACGCTTTTTATTTTTCAAATAAAATTCTTTAAGTAAACATTCTGGAATTAAAAGAGTGGAAACAGTATTTTCGCGTTCATCCAATTTATCCATAACAAAGGTATTAGAATTTCTAAAAATTATCATACCTACACTAGGTCAGGAAAACAATTTTTTGAGCGGGATTTTTATAAAAAAATTTAAAAAAAGGAAAAATTATAAATTTAAATTCCTCTCAGCATTTCTCCAAGCTTCGAGATAATATTTATAACGTTTTCTTTTTTTATCTAAGTCTTCCCCGAAACTTCTGTCATCGGTAATATAGATTTTATCAACTGCAATTTCTGCGAGGCTAAGATTGTTTTTCCTCGCGTATGCCCAGAACTCCATTGGAAATGCATATCCATTCTCGGTAAATGTATAATTCTTTAAACTAGATGTGGCATATCGCTTGAAGCCGCAAAATGCATCAGTAATATACCAACTATATTTTTTATTGATAGCTGTGGTTATACGGCGATTAATCTCTACTCGATCTTCCGGTGGGACTATGCCGATTGATTTTGATTTAGGAGCATAACGACTTCCACTCACCACATCTATCTTTCGGTTGTAATTAGCGAAACGCTCTAGATCTTTAGGTTGATGCTGTTCATCACAATCCATTGTAATGAGATACGGATAATTCTTATTAATCCCAAATTCAAATCCATAGATCAAACTAGAACCATAGCCCGCATTTTTTTTGTGATGCACATAAACGTAAGGATGTTCTTTTTGAATTGTATCTAAGACAAAATTTGTCCCATCGGCGGAGCCATCATCCACAAAAAGAATATCTGCATAGTCGAGACAAGCGGCTATTGTGCGTATTGCGACATCGTAGACAGTTGTCTTTTCATTGTAAACAGGGATGATGACTAGAAATTCTTTCATGGTTAATCGGTTTGGTACGTTTGTTGTAGGTGACGCATATATGCGTCACCTACAACAAACGTACCACCCACAACGATTTTTACAGCAAATTCGTAATAGCCCCGTTCGATGCAGATTGAACAAGATGCGCATACTTTGCTAAAACCCCTGATTTGTAGCGGGGCTCTGGTTTTTTCCAGGCTTTTAAACGCTTTGCAATTTCTTCGTCTGAAAGTTTTATTTCTAGTAAGTTTTTGTTGGCGTCTATCGTTACGGTATCACCTTCTTGGACAATCGCAATCGGTCCGCCATCAAATGCTTCTGGAGTGATATGACCTACTACTAGACCATGCGTTCCGCCACTGAAGCGGCCATCTGTCATTAGCCCCACATCTTCTCCAAGACCTTTACCTATAATGGCAGCGGTAACAGCAAGCATTTCACGCATTCCAGGACCGCCCTTTGGACCTTCGTAGCGGATAATGATTACATCTCCCTTTTTGATTTTGTCTGCCATGATTGCTTGAAAGCAAGCATCTTCCGAGTCAAACACCTTGGCAGACCCTGTAATATCAAATTTATGCAAACCAGAAATTTTTGCAACGGCACCATCGGGAGCAAGGTTTCCTTTTAGAATAACAAGCGGACCGGAGGCAAACAGTGGTTTGTCTTTAGAGCGCACTATGATTTGGTCTTTTGCGAGGTTTGGCATATCTTTTAGATTCTCAGCTATTGTCTTTCCGGTTACAGTTAAACAATCTCCATGGAGCATTCCATCGGCTAACATCTGTTTCATCACACCGTGAACGCCGCCTACTTTATCCAAGTCAAACATCGCATATTTTCCACCTGGCTTTAAATCAGCCAAGTGTGGGGTAACTTTGCTTATCCGGTCAAAATCTTCTAAGCTAAGTCCAACGCCCATTTCTTTTGCAATTGCGATTAAGTGGAGAACTGCGTTAGTAGATCCACCTAGAACTAAAACTATACGGATAGCATTTTCGAATGCTTTTTTCGTGAGGATCATTTTGGGAGTAATATTCTTTTTAATTAATTCCTGAATTGCAATTCCCGCTTCGTAGCAATCGTTCGCCTTACGCGCACTAATCGCAGGCATGGATGCAGAACCCGGTAGACTCATCCCGAGTGCCTCTATAGCGGATGACATGGTGTTAGCCGTATACATCCCACCACAACTTCCAGCACCTGGAATCGCAGTTTGTTCAACGCGTAAAAATTCTTCTCGTGTAATTGTTCCAGCGTTAAATTTTCCAACTGCTTCAAATACAGAAACGATATCCACATCATGACCGTCGCAAGTCCCAGGCATAATCGAACCACCATAAACGAAAATAGACGGAATATCAAGTCTTGCGAGAGCCATTAAACAACCTGGCATATTTTTATCGCACCCGCCGATTGCGACCACTCCATCAAAACGCATTGCATTAGTCACCACTTCAATCGAATCCGCGATTACTTCTCGTGAGGGTAATGAATAATGCATCCCTTCATGACCCATAGAAATTCCATCGGACACAGTGATTGTATTAAAAATTTGTGGCATCCCACCGGCTCGGCGGATACCTTCTTTTACCTTCTCAGCTAGTTTGTTGACGTGCGAATTACAAGGTGTAATCTCTGACCAAGTAGATGCGACACCAATCATTGGCTTCTCGAAATCTTCGTCTATAAATCCTACTGCTCGGAGCATAGCACGGTTAGGCGCTCTCATGTCTCCACTGGTTGTCATACTGCTTCTGCGTTTTAAATTTTCTGCCATTGTTTTTCCTCTAGGTATTAAGTGTTATATTTTTAATTATTGCAATACTTTTATTTAATTTTAGGAAAGGCTTTATTGTAAAGGCTTTTATGTTTTGAAGTATTTTTTTCTAAATACGCATATAAAGTCATTTTAGGAATGAAGACATTTATATAAATTAGATTCATTCCTTCTGACAAATAGAGTTTACTTCTTATTATGCGCTAATTTTTGCTAAAAATAAATTTTGAATCATCTTTAGACTGTCATTCCCGAAATCCCAATTTATTCGCTTCATTCACACTTAATGCCAAGTGATGTTCAATGCTGTAAAATTTAAAAAAAAGAAGTTAACGCAATAGATGGTAGGATAGGCATCCTTGTCTGTCCAAGAACAGGTAAGGATGCTTAGTCTTCATTAAATTGACAGCATCGAACAATTTCGGGAATTTCTATTTGTTTAATACGTCCATACAATCTTTCGCGAAGGATTCTAATTGTTTTTCTAAAAATGGATTCGCTTTTTTTACAAAGGATTCAGAATAAAGATTTTCAAAAGCTGAAAACTTTGCTGGATATTTTTACTAAGTAGAGTCTTATTAGTCTTAGCCTCTACTAACTCAAATTCAAATTCTGTATCGAGTTGATGATGGGAAAAAGGTAATCCAAAGGGTAATAAATAGATACCGAATACACTTAATCCGTACAAAGTATATGTTCTTTTAATATCTGTTTTTAAAATCTTTCCACGCAATATAAAATCGGCATCTTTACTATCAGACTCAGTGGCTACATATACTTCTTTGAATTTTTGATAAGACTGGATTTCTTTTTTCAAAGCATAAGTTAGGACTTTATTGGTTTGATAAAAAGCAAACGGCTCAAATATTCTTTTATGTGAATTATCTGTTTCCCAAAGAACGAATGGGAACAAAATATAACCCATGTCAGTTTCATAATCTTTCTGCCTCAAATCTTGCATTAATTCAATCGCAAATGATTTTGAAATTTTTTCACTTTCAATTTTTTTTGGTTTAGGTATAAAAAAAAATCTGTTTTGAATATTACAGTTTATAAAGAAAAACATAAGGAAAATAAGAATAAGCCGCTTTAAAAGAGTTAGATTCATTTTTTATTTTCCTCAAAGTATTGAATTATTTCTTTACTCATTTCTTGAACTACTTTTTGGTTAAGCAGGACAAACCTATTCACAACCTTTTCATTACTTGTCACAGTGATTTCCCAATCAGATTCTTCTTTAGTGAAAGTTTTTCGCAAAACTACTTGGTTTGTTTTAATCTCTTTCAGTTCTAATTCAAATTCTGTCTTTATTGTAAAAAAGTCCGTTATTAAAGCAAGCCACAGATACGGTAAAGGCCATTCCTTTAGAAATACAAAAGCACCTGTGCCGTAAATTGTTTGCTTGCTATAAATTTGATTCTTTTTCAATTTACAGCTAATCAAAAAATCCGCATCTTTAGGATTGGTTCTATCAGTATAAAAAATTTTATCAAATACATTATAGTCAACTAATTCCGACTCCATCGCTTTTGCTAAATCAATCTCAGGTAAAAAAATTAGTCTATAATAAAACGTATTCTCAGATTTATTAAAAAAATTTGAAGCATACGGCATAAAAGGAATGTATAGCATTGGCATATAAGAAATATTTTCATTTTTCCTTTCATCTACAAATGTTTGAATTGCAATTTTCTTTTTACTTTTAAATATTATTGGTTCTTTATTCGATCTAACAAAATTAAATTTGTAAGAATATATTTCCGGATAATCAGCAGTAGAACAAGACAGGATAAACACGAATAGCCCAAGAATGCATTTCGTAGAAATAAATCTCATAAGAGATAACATTGTTATACCGCTATTTTTGAGTCAATCTTTTTTACAATTTTGCAAGCTAACATAAACTTAGCCCGCGGCAGCGAACCCACCGTTAGGTGTAAACCAATCCTCAGCGCGGGGAACGCTGACATATCATTTCTTTTGCGAAGAAATGATAATAGCGATAGCGTAAGGTGAGAAAATAAGAGTTTACGAAACCCGTTGCTTTGTGTTAAAGTGTAGAAACAGGAGAATTACAATGCCTGTTACGATTGAAAATATTAAAATATATGAAGTCTCAGAAATTGCAAAAAAATTAAAAGCAAAAACAAAAGACATTGAAAATTTAGTTATCAAGAAAAAACTAAACGGACAAAAAATCGGAAACAAATATTATGTTTCCGAAAATAGCCAAAATATTTTTTTAACAGTAACTCAAATATTCTTTCTGGTTGGGAAAATTTTCATAACGAAGCACTGAAAGCAAGAAAAGAACATGAATCAGGGAAAGACAAAGGAAAAACTATGAAAGAAGTTTTTGGAAATGATTGACAATGTATACTATTCTCATTAAAAAAAGAGCAGAAAAATTTATTTCCAAAGCTGAGAAGAATTTAAAAATATTACTCAAAAGCCATTTAGATAATTTATCAGAAAATCCATTTATTGGGGAAGAATTGAAGAAAGATAAAAAAAGGAATTTTATCTTTCCATTTTAAATACAATAAAACGGATTATAGAATTGCCTACTTAATTGAACGAAATGAAATTCATATTTTACCTATTGGCACGAGAGAAAACTTTTACAAAGAATTAACTCAAATACTTTAATCAATCGCTCTAACTATTTGCAATCTTGCTTCACAACCTATTTATAATCTCCGCTACTTCTTTCGGCTTCTCTAAGTGAATGGCATGTCTTGTGTGTTCGAGTAATATGAGTTTGCTACCACGGATATAGGACTTTAAAGTTCTCATGGCTTCGGGAGTTGTGATTAAGTCTTGTTTGCCGGAGATGATCCAAGTAGGGATTTTGATTTTACGGGCTTCGGAACCAAAGAAGATTTCATTTTCGCGCTCGATTGTGTTTTCGGCTAAGAACTTGTATTCTCTACTGTTCCATGCATGGACTAATGTCTTACGAATGAGTTTAGATGGCATGGGAGTTTCTTTGTAATATAAATGCTGTAAGAGTCGCCCGACTTCTTCGTGATCAGCAGGAAATAACACAGCGCGCATTTTATCTCTTTCAGGATGAGGAATTCCTCCAGAAGAAAGTAATACCAGTTTTTGAATTCGTTTTATCTTACTGTCTTTTATCGCGATATGTTGCGAAATCAGCCCTCCCATGGAATGACCGCATAATATGATGTTATCCAGTGAAAGTATTTGAAATAATTTGTAGATCATATCCGAAAAAATATCTACTTGATAAAGATACTGAATTTGTGGAAGCTTGCTTTTTCCAAATCCAGGTATGTCGATTATATTGAGTTTATATTTTTTATCTAGAAAAGGAATTATTTTTCTAAATCCGAAGGCTGAATCTAAAAGTCCATGAATGAGAACAAGCGGCTGACCGTCATTTGGCGATACAAAGTAACTAATGTTATGCCCACCTATGTCCGCATAACATTGTTTTAACCCTAAGTCTTTTGTTAATACTTTGTAACGGGTGTAAGAAAAATATTTGTATATAAGATTGTATAAAATTTGATTCATATTTATTTTTAATTTTTCGTATAGTTTGGTGAGGCTGAAGCCTCAGTCTAAGATGCAACGCCTTTTATTAAATACATATCAATTTCGCCTTTGTTTTTTGCGGATACTTTGCCGCGATACTCGCATAGAAACAAGTCTTTTACAAGTTCGTAGGTTGACGAGGAAATATTTATTTCTCCAACGATGCCAGATGATTCCATTCTGCTTGCAGTGTTGACTGTATCCCCCCAAATATCGTAGGCGATTTTTTCGTGACCAATTACTCCTGCCACTACACTTCCTGTATGAATTCCAATTCTTAATTCAAAGAATGGTTTTCCTTCTAATTCTTTTTTAGCACGAAGAAATTGCATATATTCTTTAAATTCTAAAGCGCATAATACTGTATCAACCGCATTTGTTTTGTTTGCTACTGGAATTCCTCCTGCCGCCATGTATGCATCTCCTATTGTCTTAATTTTTTCTACATTGTGTTTTTTTACAATGGAATCAAACACAGAAAAAATATGATCTAACTCGGATACTAGTTCTTCAGGATTCATCTTCTCTGCAATTTTTGTAAATCCTGCCATGTCAGTAAATAACACAGACACAGTTTCATATTTGACAGGGACAACTATATTATTTCGTTTTAACTCAATTGCAATCTTCTCAGGGAGGATACTTAAGAGTAGCTTGTCAGATTTTTTTCTTTCTAAGTCTAGATTTCTGGATAAAATAAAAATTAAAAAGCCAGTGAATAATTGCACAAATGCATAGTTAAACGATGCGTCTAAGTATCTA is part of the Leptospiraceae bacterium genome and encodes:
- a CDS encoding adenylate/guanylate cyclase domain-containing protein gives rise to the protein MKEKLISLLVLLIGDFKINSLEHRLFNSITLANGILNIIGSFGTFYLPNFLILFVLNFGTGILFLILYYLARVKNIYYVLYWPLNLTIVSFLSVNWVTNGGSHGGSHYYLIPALVIATILLRNNNIIFVYGFYAILTLSLFGVEYYYPQYITMFQTNQDRYLDASFNYAFVQLFTGFLIFILSRNLDLERKKSDKLLLSILPEKIAIELKRNNIVVPVKYETVSVLFTDMAGFTKIAEKMNPEELVSELDHIFSVFDSIVKKHNVEKIKTIGDAYMAAGGIPVANKTNAVDTVLCALEFKEYMQFLRAKKELEGKPFFELRIGIHTGSVVAGVIGHEKIAYDIWGDTVNTASRMESSGIVGEINISSSTYELVKDLFLCEYRGKVSAKNKGEIDMYLIKGVAS